A region of Leclercia adecarboxylata DNA encodes the following proteins:
- the kdsC gene encoding 3-deoxy-manno-octulosonate-8-phosphatase KdsC, with protein sequence MINTGASLATCYGPVSAQMMSQAEKIRLLILDVDGVLSDGLVYMGNDGEELKAFNVRDGYGIRCALTSGIEVAIITGRKAKLVEDRCETLGITHLYQGQSDKMVAFRDLLGKLAIAPENIAYVGDDLIDWPVMAEVGLSIAVADAHPLLIPRADYVTRINGGRGAVREVCDLLLLAQGKLDEAKGQSI encoded by the coding sequence ATGATTAATACGGGTGCTTCCCTTGCAACCTGTTATGGCCCGGTAAGTGCGCAAATGATGTCGCAAGCTGAAAAGATTCGCCTGCTGATCCTGGATGTGGATGGCGTGCTCTCTGATGGTCTGGTTTATATGGGCAATGATGGCGAAGAGCTGAAAGCGTTCAACGTACGTGATGGCTACGGCATTCGCTGTGCCCTGACGTCTGGCATAGAAGTTGCCATCATTACCGGACGTAAGGCTAAACTGGTAGAAGATCGGTGCGAAACGCTGGGCATTACACATCTCTATCAGGGGCAATCCGATAAGATGGTCGCTTTCAGGGACTTACTTGGTAAACTTGCCATTGCGCCGGAAAATATCGCCTATGTCGGAGACGATCTTATTGACTGGCCAGTAATGGCAGAAGTGGGACTCAGCATCGCCGTGGCCGATGCCCATCCGCTTTTGATCCCGCGCGCTGACTATGTCACCCGTATCAACGGTGGCCGTGGCGCAGTACGAGAAGTCTGCGACCTGTTGCTGCTGGCGCAAGGTAAGCTTGATGAGGCCAAAGGGCAATCGATATGA
- the ptsN gene encoding PTS IIA-like nitrogen regulatory protein PtsN — MMNNDSTLQLSSVLNQECTRSAVHCQSKKRALEIISELAAKQLSLPPQVVFEAILTREKMGSTGIGNGIAIPHGKLEEDTLRAVGVFVQLETPIAFDAIDNQPVDLLFALLVPADQTKTHLHTLSLVAKRLADKTICRRLRAAQSDEELYQIITETEGNQDDA; from the coding sequence ATGATGAATAACGATTCCACTCTACAACTGAGCAGTGTCCTTAATCAGGAATGTACCCGCAGTGCCGTTCACTGCCAGAGCAAAAAACGTGCGCTGGAGATCATCAGTGAACTGGCCGCAAAACAGCTGAGCCTGCCGCCACAAGTGGTCTTTGAAGCGATCCTGACCCGTGAGAAAATGGGCAGTACCGGCATCGGCAACGGCATCGCCATTCCCCATGGCAAACTGGAAGAGGATACTCTGCGTGCTGTAGGGGTGTTTGTTCAACTGGAAACACCTATCGCCTTTGATGCCATTGATAACCAGCCTGTCGATCTGCTGTTTGCCCTGCTGGTGCCAGCCGATCAGACTAAAACGCATCTGCATACGCTTTCGCTGGTGGCCAAACGTCTGGCGGATAAAACCATCTGTCGCCGTTTGCGTGCGGCGCAGAGCGACGAAGAGCTCTATCAAATTATTACGGAAACGGAAGGCAATCAGGATGATGCGTAA
- the lptB gene encoding LPS export ABC transporter ATP-binding protein, whose translation MATLTAKNLAKAYKGRRVVEDVSLTVNSGEIVGLLGPNGAGKTTTFYMVVGIVPRDAGNIIIDDEDISLLPLHARARRGIGYLPQEASIFRRLSVYDNLMAVLQIRDDLTSEQRQDRANELMEEFHIEHLRDSLGQALSGGERRRVEIARALAANPKFILLDEPFAGVDPISVIDIKRIIEHLRDSGLGVLITDHNVRETLAVCERAYIVSQGHLIAHGTPQQILEDDHVKRVYLGEDFRL comes from the coding sequence ATGGCAACATTAACTGCAAAGAATCTCGCCAAAGCCTATAAGGGCCGCCGCGTAGTGGAAGATGTCAGTTTGACCGTTAACTCCGGCGAGATTGTCGGCCTGTTGGGTCCTAACGGTGCGGGTAAAACCACCACGTTTTACATGGTTGTGGGCATTGTGCCGCGCGATGCGGGTAACATCATCATTGATGATGAAGATATCAGCCTGCTGCCCCTGCACGCGCGTGCGCGTCGCGGCATCGGCTATCTGCCGCAGGAAGCCTCGATTTTTCGCCGTCTGAGCGTTTACGACAACCTGATGGCCGTACTGCAGATCCGCGATGATTTGACCTCTGAGCAGCGTCAGGATCGCGCCAACGAGCTGATGGAAGAGTTCCATATTGAGCACCTGCGCGACAGCCTGGGTCAGGCGCTTTCCGGTGGTGAACGCCGCCGTGTGGAAATTGCCCGCGCGCTGGCAGCCAATCCGAAATTTATTCTGCTCGATGAACCTTTTGCCGGTGTAGACCCGATTTCGGTTATTGATATCAAACGTATTATTGAGCATCTGCGGGACAGTGGTCTTGGCGTTCTTATCACCGACCACAACGTGCGCGAAACGCTGGCGGTGTGTGAGCGTGCTTATATCGTCAGCCAGGGCCATCTTATCGCCCACGGTACCCCGCAGCAGATCCTCGAAGACGATCATGTTAAGCGCGTGTACCTTGGGGAAGACTTCAGACTCTGA
- the lptA gene encoding lipopolysaccharide ABC transporter substrate-binding protein LptA, which yields MKFQANKLSLNSVIAGALLALSLPALAVTGDTEQPIHIESDTQSLDMQGNVVTFTGNVVVTQGTIKINADKVVVTRPGGEDGKEIIDGYGNPATFYQMQDNGKPVKGHASQMHYELAKDFVILTGNAYLEQLDSNITGDKITYLVKEQKMQAFSEKGKRVTTVLVPSQLQDKNSTQAPAQKKSN from the coding sequence ATGAAATTCCAAGCAAACAAACTCAGCCTTAATAGTGTTATAGCCGGCGCGCTGCTGGCCCTCAGCCTTCCTGCGCTTGCTGTGACGGGTGATACCGAGCAGCCGATCCATATCGAATCTGACACGCAATCACTCGATATGCAGGGCAACGTGGTGACCTTTACCGGCAATGTGGTCGTGACTCAGGGCACCATCAAAATCAACGCCGATAAAGTCGTGGTGACGCGTCCTGGCGGTGAGGACGGAAAAGAGATTATCGATGGCTACGGCAACCCGGCCACCTTCTACCAGATGCAGGATAACGGTAAGCCGGTGAAAGGCCACGCTTCCCAGATGCACTACGAGCTGGCGAAAGATTTTGTGATTCTTACCGGTAATGCGTACCTGGAGCAGCTCGACAGCAACATCACGGGCGACAAGATCACTTACCTGGTTAAAGAACAAAAAATGCAGGCCTTCAGTGAAAAAGGCAAACGCGTGACTACCGTACTGGTTCCATCGCAGCTGCAGGACAAAAACAGCACTCAGGCCCCGGCACAGAAAAAGAGTAACTAA
- the mtgA gene encoding monofunctional biosynthetic peptidoglycan transglycosylase: MRLKRPKAGWLRRIVIRILLVMAVFWGGGIALFSFLPVPFSAVMVERQLGNWLSGNFSYIAHSDWVSMDEISPWMGLAVIAAEDQKFPEHWGFDVGAIEKALAHNERNESRIRGASTLSQQTAKNLFLWDGRSWIRKGFEAGLTLGIETVWSKKRILTVYLNIAEFGEGVFGVEAASQRYFNKPASRLTASEAALLAAVLPNPIRFKASAPSGYVRSRQAWILRQMRQLGGEGFMQANKLH; the protein is encoded by the coding sequence ATGAGGTTAAAGCGTCCTAAAGCTGGCTGGTTAAGACGGATCGTCATTCGCATTCTGCTGGTCATGGCGGTTTTCTGGGGCGGGGGTATCGCCTTGTTTAGCTTCCTGCCAGTGCCGTTTTCAGCGGTGATGGTTGAACGTCAGCTGGGTAACTGGCTGAGCGGCAATTTCAGCTACATCGCCCACTCTGACTGGGTGAGTATGGATGAGATCTCTCCCTGGATGGGGCTGGCCGTGATTGCCGCCGAAGATCAAAAATTCCCTGAACACTGGGGATTCGACGTCGGGGCGATTGAGAAGGCGTTAGCGCATAACGAGCGCAACGAGAGCCGCATTCGGGGGGCATCGACGCTTTCTCAGCAGACGGCGAAAAACCTGTTTCTATGGGACGGGCGCAGCTGGATAAGAAAGGGCTTTGAAGCCGGGCTGACGCTGGGTATCGAAACGGTGTGGAGTAAAAAACGGATCCTGACGGTCTATCTGAATATCGCGGAGTTTGGCGAGGGTGTGTTTGGCGTTGAAGCCGCGTCGCAGCGCTATTTCAACAAACCAGCCAGCCGTCTGACGGCGTCGGAGGCCGCGCTGCTGGCGGCTGTGTTACCGAATCCGATCCGCTTTAAGGCCAGCGCGCCATCAGGCTATGTACGCAGCCGTCAGGCGTGGATCCTGCGCCAGATGCGCCAGCTGGGTGGCGAAGGCTTTATGCAGGCTAATAAGCTGCATTAA
- the npr gene encoding PTS phosphocarrier protein NPr: MTVKQTVEITNKLGMHARPAMKLFELMQGFDAEVLLRNDEGTEAEANSVIALLMLDSAKGRQIEIEATGPQEVEALAAVIALFNAGFDED, from the coding sequence ATGACCGTAAAGCAGACCGTTGAAATCACCAACAAGCTGGGCATGCACGCACGCCCGGCGATGAAGTTATTTGAACTGATGCAGGGGTTTGACGCGGAAGTTCTGCTGCGTAATGACGAAGGCACCGAAGCCGAAGCCAACAGCGTAATTGCTCTGCTGATGCTGGATTCGGCGAAGGGCCGTCAGATTGAAATCGAAGCCACCGGCCCGCAGGAAGTCGAGGCGCTGGCGGCGGTGATTGCGTTGTTTAACGCCGGATTTGATGAAGATTAA
- the rpoN gene encoding RNA polymerase factor sigma-54, with amino-acid sequence MKQGLQLRLSQQLAMTPQLQQAIRLLQLSTLELQQELQQALDSNPLLEQTDLHDEVETQQTQDNETLDTVDALEQKEMPDELPLDASWDEIYTAGTPSGTRADYQDDELPVYQGETTQSLQDYLMWQVELTPFSDTDRAIATSIVDAVDETGYLTVSLDDILESIGDDDIEIEEVEAVLKRVQRFDPIGVAARDLRDCLLIQLSQFVKETPWLEEARLIISEHLDLLANHDFRSLMRVTRLKEEVLKEAVNLIQSLDPRPGQSIQTSEPEYVIPDVLVRKHNGLWTVELNSDSIPRLQINQQYASMCTSSRNDSDNQFIRSNLQEARWLIKSLESRNDTLLRVSRCIVEQQQAFFEQGEEFMKPMVLADIAQAVEMHESTISRVTTQKYLHSPRGIFELKYFFSSHVNTEGGGEASSTAIRALVKKLIAAENPAKPLSDSKLTTMLSEQGIMVARRTVAKYRESLSIPPSNQRKQLV; translated from the coding sequence ATGAAGCAAGGTTTGCAATTAAGGCTCAGCCAACAGCTGGCCATGACGCCGCAGTTACAACAGGCCATTCGTCTGTTGCAGCTGTCGACGCTGGAACTTCAGCAGGAGCTCCAGCAAGCGCTGGACAGTAACCCCCTCCTCGAGCAAACCGATCTTCACGACGAGGTAGAAACTCAGCAAACCCAGGATAACGAAACCCTCGACACGGTTGATGCGTTAGAGCAGAAAGAGATGCCTGACGAACTCCCGCTCGATGCCAGCTGGGATGAGATCTACACCGCCGGAACCCCATCCGGCACGCGGGCAGACTATCAGGATGACGAGTTACCGGTGTATCAGGGTGAAACCACCCAGTCGCTGCAGGATTACCTGATGTGGCAGGTGGAGCTGACGCCGTTTTCCGATACCGATCGTGCCATCGCCACCTCCATTGTGGATGCCGTCGATGAGACCGGCTATTTGACCGTGTCGCTGGACGATATCCTGGAGAGCATCGGCGACGATGATATTGAGATTGAAGAGGTCGAAGCGGTTCTGAAACGCGTGCAGCGTTTTGACCCGATCGGCGTCGCCGCGCGCGATTTGCGCGATTGTCTGCTGATTCAGCTTTCGCAGTTTGTGAAAGAGACCCCGTGGCTGGAAGAGGCCCGGCTTATCATCAGCGAACATCTGGATCTGCTGGCCAACCACGACTTCCGTTCACTGATGCGTGTGACGCGACTGAAAGAAGAGGTGCTGAAAGAAGCGGTCAATCTGATTCAGTCGCTGGATCCGCGCCCGGGGCAGTCCATCCAGACCAGCGAGCCCGAGTATGTCATTCCTGATGTGCTGGTGCGTAAGCATAACGGTCTGTGGACCGTGGAGCTGAATTCCGACAGCATCCCCCGCCTGCAAATTAATCAGCAGTACGCCTCAATGTGCACCAGCTCCCGCAACGACTCGGATAACCAGTTTATCCGCAGCAATCTGCAGGAGGCACGCTGGCTGATCAAAAGCCTGGAGAGCCGCAATGATACCCTGCTGCGCGTCAGCCGCTGCATCGTCGAGCAGCAGCAGGCGTTTTTTGAGCAGGGTGAAGAGTTTATGAAGCCGATGGTGCTGGCCGATATTGCCCAGGCCGTCGAGATGCACGAATCGACAATTTCACGCGTGACGACGCAGAAGTATCTTCACAGCCCGCGCGGTATTTTTGAGCTTAAGTATTTTTTCTCCAGCCATGTCAACACCGAAGGCGGCGGCGAAGCCTCGTCGACGGCGATCCGGGCGCTGGTGAAAAAGTTAATCGCCGCGGAAAACCCCGCGAAACCACTGAGTGACAGTAAGTTGACCACCATGCTGTCCGAACAAGGTATCATGGTGGCACGCCGCACTGTTGCGAAGTATCGAGAGTCTTTATCCATTCCGCCGTCAAACCAGCGTAAACAACTGGTCTGA
- the rapZ gene encoding RNase adapter RapZ, giving the protein MVLMIVSGRSGSGKSVALRALEDMGFYCVDNLPVVLLPDLARSLADRQISAAVSIDVRNMPESPEIFEQAMSSLPEAFSPQLLFLDADRNTLIRRYSDTRRLHPLSSKNLSLESAIDQESDLLEPLRSRADLIVDTSEMSVHELAEMLRTRLLGKRERELTMVFESFGFKHGIPIDADYVFDVRFLPNPHWDPKLRPMTGLDKPVAAFLDRHTEVHNFIYQTRSYLELWLPMLETNNRSYLTVAIGCTGGKHRSVYIAEQLADYFRSRGKNVQSRHRTLEKRKT; this is encoded by the coding sequence ATGGTGCTGATGATCGTCAGCGGGCGTTCGGGGTCCGGAAAATCGGTCGCCCTGCGCGCGCTGGAAGATATGGGCTTTTACTGCGTGGATAACCTGCCGGTGGTGCTGCTGCCCGACCTGGCGCGTTCGCTGGCGGATCGGCAGATTTCTGCCGCGGTCAGCATCGACGTTCGTAATATGCCTGAATCGCCGGAGATCTTTGAGCAGGCGATGAGCAGCTTGCCGGAAGCATTTTCACCTCAGCTTCTGTTCCTTGACGCCGATCGCAACACGCTGATCCGTCGCTACAGCGATACCCGCCGCCTGCATCCGCTCTCCAGCAAAAACCTGTCGCTGGAAAGCGCTATCGACCAGGAGAGCGATTTGCTGGAGCCGCTGCGCTCCCGCGCCGATCTGATCGTCGACACCTCTGAAATGTCGGTCCATGAACTGGCGGAGATGCTGCGTACCCGTCTGCTGGGCAAACGCGAACGCGAACTGACGATGGTCTTTGAATCGTTCGGCTTTAAGCACGGCATTCCAATCGATGCAGACTACGTGTTCGACGTGCGCTTCTTACCGAACCCGCACTGGGATCCGAAGCTGCGTCCGATGACCGGCCTCGATAAGCCCGTCGCCGCGTTCCTTGACAGACATACGGAAGTGCATAACTTTATCTATCAGACGCGCAGCTATCTTGAACTCTGGTTGCCAATGCTCGAGACAAACAATCGCAGCTACTTAACGGTGGCGATTGGCTGTACCGGGGGCAAACACCGTTCGGTCTATATTGCTGAGCAACTGGCTGACTATTTCCGCTCGCGCGGTAAAAACGTGCAGTCCCGTCATCGTACGCTGGAAAAACGTAAAACATGA
- the lptC gene encoding LPS export ABC transporter periplasmic protein LptC, protein MSKTRRWVIILLTLVALVLIGVNLADRDDEQAPTVNTNDPTYKSDHSDTVVYSPEGALNYRLIAQHVEYFSEQGVSWFTQPVMTTFDTNKIPTWSIKSDRAKLTNDRMLYLYGHVEVNALTADSQLRKITTDNAQINLVTQDVTSQDLVTLYGTTFNSSGLRMRGNLRSKNAELIEKVRTSYEIPSKQTQP, encoded by the coding sequence ATGAGTAAAACCAGACGTTGGGTTATTATTCTGCTAACGCTTGTTGCACTGGTACTGATTGGCGTGAATCTCGCTGACCGGGACGACGAACAAGCGCCGACGGTCAACACGAACGATCCGACGTATAAAAGCGATCACAGCGATACCGTCGTTTACAGCCCCGAAGGGGCGCTGAATTACCGCCTTATCGCTCAGCACGTTGAGTATTTTTCCGAACAGGGCGTCTCGTGGTTTACCCAACCGGTGATGACCACGTTTGATACCAATAAGATCCCGACGTGGTCGATTAAATCAGACCGGGCAAAACTGACGAATGACCGTATGCTTTATCTGTATGGTCATGTTGAAGTGAATGCGCTGACCGCCGATTCGCAGCTGCGCAAAATCACAACCGATAACGCACAGATAAACCTTGTGACGCAGGATGTAACCTCGCAGGATCTGGTTACGTTATACGGCACAACATTTAATTCCAGCGGTCTGAGAATGCGCGGGAACTTACGCAGCAAGAACGCAGAGCTGATTGAAAAGGTTAGAACCTCCTATGAAATTCCAAGCAAACAAACTCAGCCTTAA
- the elbB gene encoding isoprenoid biosynthesis glyoxalase ElbB, with product MKKVGVVLSGCGVYDGSEIHEAVLTLLALARNGAEAVCFAPDKAQSDVINHLTGETMAESRNVLVEAARIARGEVRPLSEALAAELDALIVPGGFGAAKNLSDFARQGSACRVDNDLKALALQMHEAGKPLGFICIAPAMLPAIFDKPLRLTIGTDIDTAEVIEDMGGEHIPCPVDDIVVDEENRIVTTPAYMLAQTIAEAATGIEKLVTRVLVLAE from the coding sequence ATGAAAAAGGTTGGTGTAGTCCTGAGCGGCTGTGGAGTTTACGACGGTTCAGAAATTCATGAGGCCGTTCTGACGCTGCTGGCCCTGGCGCGTAACGGTGCCGAAGCGGTCTGTTTTGCACCGGATAAAGCCCAGTCAGACGTGATCAACCACCTGACCGGCGAAACGATGGCCGAAAGCCGTAATGTCCTCGTTGAGGCAGCACGGATCGCACGTGGAGAGGTTCGCCCGCTCAGCGAGGCCCTGGCCGCTGAACTGGATGCGCTGATTGTGCCGGGCGGTTTTGGTGCGGCCAAGAATCTGAGTGATTTTGCCCGGCAGGGCAGTGCCTGCCGGGTAGATAACGATTTAAAAGCGCTGGCCCTGCAGATGCATGAGGCAGGCAAGCCGCTGGGCTTTATCTGTATCGCTCCCGCGATGCTGCCGGCCATTTTTGATAAACCGCTGCGCCTGACCATCGGGACTGATATCGATACCGCCGAGGTCATTGAGGATATGGGCGGTGAACATATCCCTTGTCCGGTGGACGATATCGTGGTCGATGAAGAGAACAGGATCGTGACCACGCCCGCTTACATGCTGGCGCAAACCATCGCGGAAGCCGCGACGGGTATCGAGAAGCTGGTCACCCGCGTGCTGGTGCTTGCTGAATGA
- the hpf gene encoding ribosome hibernation promoting factor: MQLNITGHNVEITEALRDFVNTKFAKLEQYFERINQVYVVLKVEKVTHISDATLHVNGGEIHASAEGQDMYAAIDGLIDKLARQLNKHKDKLKQH; encoded by the coding sequence ATGCAGCTCAACATCACTGGACATAACGTCGAGATCACTGAGGCCCTGCGCGATTTTGTGAATACTAAATTCGCCAAGCTCGAGCAGTATTTTGAGAGGATCAACCAGGTCTACGTTGTGTTAAAAGTGGAAAAAGTGACTCATATCTCGGATGCTACCCTGCACGTCAACGGGGGCGAAATCCATGCCAGTGCGGAAGGGCAGGACATGTACGCGGCTATCGACGGCTTGATCGACAAGCTGGCACGACAGCTAAACAAACATAAAGATAAACTGAAACAACACTAA